The segment ttaaaagtgcaagtgagaggaaaaaataaacgatcgctgctcagtcttgctgcttgttgtcacttcttctgcagccgagtagttgcaagaaggatcactagcgccctctaccaccaggaggcgggagtcatttaatgactcatatttgacacacacaggtacggtatattaataaaacatagctgcttactgttctttttagcatattcaatagcttagaccttaaatcctactgaatagctctaaatcttcttccctttatgcgatttcaaattgttgaaatcagcctcctccattttgaaaatgatgacaggtgaagtgtcactcatgacgtgacgagtttgaccctgcggaaattctaggcatatgctaattattttgcgaaacaagtttgacccgcatgcgctaataaaaatagtatttagccaaacgagtttgacccggcgttaatcctgagccggcggtaatgctaaacatgcgctaattattttgcgaaacgagtttgacccggcagtaattctaggcaggtgcatactatatacctggcggcaatttaaggaaatatgatatttgatatatttttaaataaaacagtgtGTGTAAAAGTACTTTTTGGACACATTGGAATACATCTGTTTGCACATTTGATGGCAGCTGCTCATGTTTCTCTTGTCGACAGAAATGCGTTTCTCCATCTCGTTCCCTTTTGCAGGTGCTCAACTGCAGCCTCTTCCCGCCTCAGAATGACTACAACCACATGTGCATGGAGGGCCCCGGGGACGAGGATCCACCCTATCACCCCATCCGTCACCCTCCCCACCAGGAGGAGTGTCAGGCCCTAGGGTCCGCACCCGACCAGTACGTCTGGCTGAAGCAGGCCGACAGCTGCGCTCTCCAGTGCGGCTACGACAGCGGACTGTACAGGCGGGGGGCCAAAGTCTTCACCGACGCCTGGATGGCGGTGTGGGCGGTCCTCTGCTTCCTCTCCACCACTTTGACCGTGCTGACCTTTCTCTTGGATTCACAACGATTCTCCTACCCTGAGCGGCCCATCATATTCCTGTCCATGTGCTGCAATTTGTACAGCGTTGCCTACCTGGTAAGTACGGTCGTCCCTGACGGATCCCGGTTCGACTGCACGGGTTTTAGTGGTCTGAATATGTTAATAAATGTACTGGGGCACTACCTTAGCAACATTAGATACAACGGGAGATTGTCAGTGGGCAATAGGAAACTGACCAACACGGATGCATTAGTGCAGgcctgtccaaagtgtggccatttgcgaaaaaacataaaaaaactagatgaggcaattcctgaaggaattgagTGTGACTTCTCCAATTCTGACAAACTGAAATGCTGAGAGAATGTAGTATAAATGTAAGAATTGTTTGAATGTTGGTATGGTTCGAATGGTGAAGATTTtgaattttcaggaaaacttgAATTTGGTTTGGAATTTGGCaacgtgttagtttgaatgtccagcatacttgctaaccctcctggattttccgagagactcccgaaattcagcgcctctcccgaaaacctcccgggacaaaatttctcccaaaaatctcctgaaattcaggcggagcttgaGGCCACGCCCACCCAGCTCCATGCGAACctaagtgaggacagcctgttttcacatccgctttcccacaatataaactacttcataactgtagaatgatcgagggcgagttcttggcttcttatgtggttttattgttaggcagtttcattaacgtcctcccagcgcggtaacaacacacaacaacagcagtcacgttttcgtctaccgtaaagcagtttgtctgccgtaaacagcaatgttgtgacactcttaaacaggacaatactgctatctactgtacatgcatatggtttgaaaaacagtgacagagaatataaaaaggatggacaattcaacccttaactcaacaatgagtagatgagtgttatgtgtaaaTAGATGAAcaatgaaattcaagtatttcttttatatatatatatatatatatatatatatatatatatatatatatatatatatatatatatatatatatatatatacaaatatgaaatacttgactcttaaccacgctctgtccccaaccacgccccccacctcccgaaataggaggtctcaaggttagcaagtttgatgtccaggatgagtggaatgtgttgacgttggaacggtttgaataggTGCAAAAATGTATGATTTGTGGATCCTggaaaatgtcccattaatttcaccgggaatttcatggaaatttggcaatttcgggaaaagctggaattttattgaaaatgctaaaaaattttATGTGAATGTTTTTAACGAGTTGGTgtcggaatttttcaaatcggtcgagaaatgtttaaGGAGTAGCATTTTTAATTTCAAAAATGGCATTATGGAATTCATGGAATTTGGGGAGaatcgggaatttttccagttcaaaaaacaacttgatgAACAGAATCACAGAattagcaaaaaaacaacaacaaacatggaaTTTACTGGTAAATGTCACGTAAATGTAGATAGATGTGACTGAAGCTCAGTCAGACGGGATGTTATTTCATTTTGAAGGCTGGAAGCGTGCTGCTGTTCTTAAGGTCGCTCGACAGCTAAAATGTTTACAAGTGGGCAATATGGcgaaaaatgtaaacagagaaacctgagaagaactattttctgcaggtttagtggcaggaagttacaaCTGTGTAACATTTAATTGGGTCTGGTATTCTTATTCAAGTATGGAAAGGAATTTATGTTATGCAGTCATTCCTTTTTATATATTATTGGACCAAATTACTTTAATTTTAAAGTTGCACATTTGTTATAGTTTGTCATTTATTGTATTTACACAGTCCTACACTTTAGTTCCTACCTGTTGTTTCCATGTACCCAAATAGGGAACGGACAAAGGTTGctttaaaaaaattccaaaaaagttccATACTGTTGAGGGGACATTTCCTCTTTTATCCACTTTTTCTTCTCAATctatgcaaagaatcaaccaaacttgatagttgatactgtcacctgattggctgttattgtgccactcccactgatcagctaGTAACGCTGTTACTTTTACCCGTAACATGCAATCTAATGAATTACTTTTAGGTCCGTTACAACGCCATTAGCAAAAGCTTGATGATACAGGAAATATTTTTACTCGTGAAAGCAACAAACAATATCACACTAAAATATCAAATAGGAAGAGGCACCATCCcactgtaaaacaacaacaacatacgcACACAATGGGAATATCAAACAACAGATCCAAACAATACcctgtttgttgacaagaagatatgacagccATGTAAGCACATTCAATTTCTTAAGTAACCAGATGTAAGAAAATCCGGTGAAAGTATTTCCAAGAGACTCCTgctgctaactgctaaagctaacaaacacagctctGATGAAGCCCCTCAATGACGTCACGTCATTAGGCAACACCGTGCTCTCATAAAATGTCTCAACTGCATTTGATAGATATTTGAAGTTTTCTTTCTTAAGTAACTTGTGTACATTACTTCCCCtggtaattaattacatttatgaaagagtaattctgttcgTAATACAATgacttttttggtaaagtaacaagtaaccaTAACTATTTACTTTctaaaagtaattttcagaacactaataatcagtgatcacttcctgcgttgctcggttaccaggAAGTGagtttgttcatgcaaccaaccttgcttcccaACTTCTGATTTATCCCGAATTTCTTCGTTTatcgaacatttttttttattgacagtgATTACGTGTCTATGGCAATATATAATGATATCGTTTTCTTGCCGGCCCAGCCCTGTGTTTTATTAGAGTTTTGagttttaaaaatagtttttatgttttGCAGGTGCGGTTGACTCTGGGAAGGGAGCGTGTGTCGTGTGACCTGGAGGCCACAGAAGTGCCTATTCTAGTGCAGGAAGGACTAAAAAGTACCGGTTGTGCCATCGTCTTCCTTCTGCTCTACTTCTTTGGAATGGCCTCGTCTCTCTGGTTTGTGACACTCACTCTCACacatgcattatatatatatacacacattatatacatacatacatacatacatacatacatacatacacatatatatatatatatatatatatatatatatatacacacacatatacatacacacacacatacatacatatatgcacgcacacagacacatacatacatacatacacacacacacacacacacacaaatatatacagatatatatacacacacacacatatatacatacgtatatatatacacacaaatatatacatacatatacacacatatatacatacatacatatatacatacatacatatacacacacaagtatatacatacatatatacacacacacacacacacacatacatacacacacgtatacatacatacatatttacacagacacacatatatacacacacatacatatatacatacatacatatatatttacacagacacacacatatatatatatatgtatatacatatatatatatatatatacatatgtatatatatatgtatatgtatacatatatatatatatatatacatatatatatacatatatacacatatatatatgcatatatatatacatatatacacacatatatatatatacatatataaatacacatatatacatatatatacacatatatacacatatatacatatatatatacatatatatatatatatatgtacacacatacactcagtggcctagtggttagagtgtccgtcctgagatcggtaggttgtgagttcaaaccctggccgagtcataccaaagattataaaaaatgggacccattacctccctgcttggcactcagcatcaagggttggtattgggggttaaatcaccataaatgattcccgggcgcggcaccgctgctgcccactgctcccctcacttcccagggggtgaacaaggggatgggtcaaatgcagaggaaaaatttcaccacacctagtgtgtgtgtgacaatcattggtactttaacatacatacatatatacattcatatatacacacatacatacatacatacatacacacatacccacacattttatatatatacatatacatatatatatatatatatatatatatatacacacacacacagtgtggcaaaaaagtatttagtcagccagcgattgtgcaagttctcccacttaaaatgatgacagaggtctgtaattttcatcataggtacacttcaactgtgagagacagaatttggaaaaaaaatccaggaattcacattgtaggaattttaaataatttatttgtaaatgatggtggaaaataagtatttggtcaaccattcaaagctctcactgatggaaggaggttttggctccaaatctcacgatacatggccccattcattctttccttaacacggatcaatcgtcgtgtccccttagcagaaaaacagccccgaagcatgatgtttccacccccatgcttcacagtaggtgtggtgttcttgggaggcaactcagtattcttcttcctccaaacaccacaagtTGAGGACGAATTTGGCCATGTATCGTGCGATTGTGAGCCaagacctccttccatcagtgagagctttcaatggttgaccaaattcttattttccaccataatttacaaataaattatttaaaattcctacaatttgaattcctgaattttgttttccacattctgtctctcacagttgaagtgtacctatgatgaaaatgacagacctctgtcatcattttaagtgggagaacttgcacaatcgctggctgactaaatacttttttgccccactgtatatctatatatatatatatatatatatatatatatatatatatatcttgattggattatccagagaatagtgctcaatactgtggtagagcgtaatatgtaggtgtgggaaaaatcacaagactacttcatctctacagaactgtttcatgaggggttccctcaatcatcaggagaaaacagttctgtagagatgaagtagtcttgtgatttttcccacacctacatacatacatatacatacatacatatatatatatatatatatatatatatatatatatatatatatatatatataaatatatccctGTGGAACAACCGGAACATGAGATCCATCCTGTTTTGTTTCAAATCTTGCCATCCCGTCCCTGAGTCCCTGCACCAGACAGATGAGTCCACACCTTTGGAATGAAGCCACTTTCTAAAACTTGTGCTGCTGTTGAAAAACACGACTAAAAGTCTTCCTTTGCTTTTTGCCCTTCATTTTCCCTTCCCAGGAAAAAGCAAACCCAAAGGACTTAATTCTGGCCTTAAATATGACACCGCCATCTGTTGTGTAACCCTTGACTATCCTCGGCCAGGAACACGAAATAGGACGTCCATGGCTGCGTTTGCGGCGGAAAATGTCAAAACAAAGCACGGTACTCACTTTTTCCATCCGCCCTCCAGGTGGGTGATCCTGACCCTGACGTGGTTCTTGGCCGCGGGACTGAAGTGGGGCCACGAGGCTATTGAGATGCACAGCTCCTACTTCCACATCGCGGCTTGGGCTATCCCGGCTGTTAAAACCATCGTCATTCTCATCATGAGACTGGTGGACGCTGACGACCTGACTGGCCTTTGCTACGTGGGCAACCTGCAGCAGGAGGCGCTCACAGGCTTCGTGGTGGCACCGCTAGCCACCTACCTGCTTATAGGTAACTACAAGGTGTGAATGTGTCAAAATAAACAGGTTACCAGATTAATAAAACCAACAACTTTGGGTGTAacttgcaaaattggctaaaaaggttagcatgctaacaggtcaAATTCTTGAAGGAACAAAATATTTCACTCTGAGGTGCATACCTGgataattagctaaaaagctggcatgctaacagttcacATGTGGCAAGTCGGGATGGGTAAAGACTTTGGTACTGTTTCGGGGCCTACCGATTGACCTAAAATCCAACGTGACGCCACGCCTATTTGTGGACTGCAACACAGAGCGGACTCAGGCAAACGACTTCTCGGTAATGATGCGATTTTCAATACTAACAAAGAAACTGATTCGAAAAACGCCacaacataagtaaaggaaagctcaatttttttctaaaaatgcgctagcttgttGCTACTGTATTTTGGCTTTGCTATGGACCTGCcactaattagcattagcaatatTTCATGGCAATCAAGACATTTATgcttgttaatgaaaactacaactaagatgcacactacaaacagctggtgcgtaataagtacaatacttacaattgttagtttgaatgtctagCATGAGTTGAATATGTTAATGGTAGAAtgttccgtatttccttgaattgccgccggggcgctaattaatttaaaacctcttctcactcctgcgcttgccaaaggcatgcggtaaaggtaagcatgcgctaattatttccaaacttcttctcactccggcacttaccaaaggcattcagtaaaaatttgagtgtgatgtaaggataccatcatgaaaagcacatttaataaaaaaaacgttattatggtcttacctttatttataaattaagtcaggcaccagcgccccccgcgaccccaaagggaataagcggtacaaaatggatggatggatggatggatggaagtccatgccagctcatTCTGATCacaagcatcgataacttgtttatagaagtcgtccttatctttcttcagttttaaaagtctctctgtctcgatggagatcttcctttattacctcctgcttccattgaaagtccagtttagaaaactgctatcagaccgctgctatcagttagctcggctcttcAAGTGCGGGCGacaacagaattatcctcggacaactccccctcccgttatTGTATAAAtgatacactgggtatttaggactggaacatgctttatttcaccccggttgtttacatagccaccataggagtgttacatcctaataggtccgtcgtgcacccccggcgtcatatccgtcccagcacatattacgtcactcgttgtcacttcttctgcagccgagtagttgcaagagagatcactagcgccctctaccaccaggaggcgggagtcatttaatgaccatatttgacagacgcagctacggtatattaataaaacatagctgcttactgtttttttagcataccggtattcaatagcttggaccttaaatcctacttaatagctcttaaacttcttccctttatgcgatttcaaattaccagtattgaaatcagcctcctccattttgaaaatgatgacaggggaagtgtcactcatgacgtgacgagtttgacctggcggtaatactaagcatgcgctaattattttgcgaagcgagtttgacccggcagtaattcaaggcaggcgcatactatatacccggcggcaattcaaggaaatacagtggtTAAGAAATGTGGAAAGgcagacgaaaaaaaaaaaagttggaataATTAGAAcactaaaacattcacacaattaaaaCACAGATTCAATATTAATTTTAATTATCATTGTCATGTTATTtagaaggggcttcacggtggaagaggggttagtgtgtctgcctcacaatacaaaggtcctgcagtcctgtgttcaaatccagactcgggatctttctgtgtggagtttgcatgtcctccccgtgaatgcgtgggttccctctgggtactccggcttcctcccacttccaaagacatgcacctggggataggttgattggcaacactaaatggtccctagtgtgtgaatgttgtctgtctatctgtgttggccctgcgatgaggtggcgacttgtccagggtgtaccccgccttccgcccgattgtagctgagataggcgaccccaaaagggaataagcggtagaaaatggatggatggatgttatttagAAGTAATAATGATTAAATATGTTCTATTTTGCAGGGACTCTGTTTATCTGTGCTGGCCTTGTAGCGCTTTTCAAAATTCGCTCCAATTTGCAAAAGGACGGCGCCAAGACAGACAAGCTGGAGCGTTTAATGGTGAAAATCGGAGTGTTTTCCGTGCTCTACACCGTTCCAGCCTCCACGGTGATTGGCTGCTACCTATACCAGCTTTCCAACTGGGGGAAGTTCAAGGCCTCCACGCAAGACTCGTACGTCGCATCGGAGATGCTTCGAATCTTCATGTCCCTGCTGGTGGGCATCACCTCGGGCATGTGGATCTGGTCAGCCAAGACCCTCCACACGTGGCAACGCTGCTCCGTCCGCCTCCTCAAGGACAGCAGGGCGGGTCGAGGCGGCAAGAGAGGACCGGGCAAAGGTTGGATTAAACCGGGGACGGGCAACGAGACAGTGGTGTGAGGAGAATGAACGGACAAGACCGGACTTGGTTCTTTGTCTCACAGAAGTTCACCCCGACAAAAAGGCGGATGTAACAAACCACTGGATGTGAAAGGCACTGTAAAATGTTTACGAGGCCTCAAGCTCGACGTCTCCAACCGTGGCTGGCCTTTGTGGGTGGACCTTCAAACACTAGTAGCCGCGGTAGCCCCTTGACCTCTGTTGGGACTTTTACCACGAAGGAAGAAGGGCGAGAGACATTGCAGCATGAACGTGAAGTTGAGATGACAAAATAAGCTGTGTTGTGCCACGTCTACCTCTGGCTTACTCTTCTCCTAACCTGCCGCGTACAATAAGTCTCTTCTCTACCTTAACGGCCTTTGAGGGCCATTAAGTCCTTGTCCAGATGGTATTCAGATACAGGCTGAGCTTTTTCCAAAGTTCCCCATGGCCTTCCATATAAAAACAGAACGGGAATTCCATAGTACGATGACACACCTGACCAAAAGTAACCAACCCTGCGTTAAAATGGCCTCGATTGTTCAAACTTGTTTACGTTTCAGCAGTTTAAAAATAACACACCCGCACTTTCTTGCAGATTTCAATTCTAAAAAAATGTAGGGAAACCATCTTCAGGCTGTAATAAATAACTATTAGAAAGAATGGTTTTGTGGTTGCAGCACCAATTAAAGCGGCTGACAGAGTCATGAATTGACTGAACAGCATAGAAATTTGCTTTTTGATTAACTAATGCCACCATCTGATTGAAATGAGTATATCCGAGACTACTTTACGTGCAAGAAAGTGTAAGTTGGAACAGGagataatgtttgtttttttgccttgttccaacaaagcaagcatgcctgatagaGCGCTCAAAATTAGGACTTCAAGTTCCAAACTAGCTCTACATGTTGGTGATTAGCATAGTAATTTTACATGAGGACACCAAAACTACAGTaggtaaaattgtaattttgctTCATTCCCGTGAGAATACTAGGTGTGACCATAGTCTTAAGGGGTGTAATCAAATAATACCGTACCGAATAATACCGTATCACCTATTTCTCTTTCGGACTTCAATAAAGATCGGTAGTAGTGTTAGTATTTACACACTCGAGACCTGCACCTGGCCTTTATTTTACAATAGTAAATGATCCTTTAAAACATCCAGATAGCTTGCTTCTTGTCCCATTCATTTCCTGAAAGTTCAGTAAAACGCTCATAACTTTGAGTTATCTCTAGCGGAATGAAAGTAGACCGAGTGGAACTTCTTATCGGTCATCCAGTCcatgtctctgtgggtggaggtgaGGATagcatactgtacacacacacacacacacacacacaaatatgccgAGGCTCATAACGCAAACCTCACGTAGTAAAGCTGACCCATACCACCCCCAAAATATAATCACTTGTTGGCATTTCAGAAAGTCTCATGAAAAGCCGCCCATggctttttgagttatgttgcaaACTAGCTaccaaatatacaaaccccagtCATTACATAAGTACCTGGTGGAGGTAACAACAGTAGTAGAAACCAATGAGAATATCCTATCTTTTACGTACTGTACTTGCAAGCAGGATGATTATCTTTAAGAAGCCCGACTTCTGGTCAGCAATGTGTGCTGCCTCCGTGGAGACCATAGACAGTATATGGTTATGAGTTACTATGCAGTCCAGGAAATTAAATCTGGCTTTTCTAAACATGATGGAatccgatgttattagacaatcACTTGCCAAGAGACTCAACGTCCAATACTACATTGCCGACACACAAATATTCCCTTCACGTCTGAAGAAGGGGAACCAGGAAGATTTAGCACATATCAATAACTTTGATATCGTTATGTTCTCAGGAGGATATGTGCGAATCTTGAACTTTCAGTGTCGGGATAGAACggtttatgaaaaaaaatctgaACTGTTCAATTGACCTGGTTTGGAACACATGTTGTTCGGATCCCATTTTTGAATTTGTTCTAATCAGTTTAGAGCTTAGGGGGATATGATTTCTGCGTTAACGGAATGACGGACGGGATCACGGAATTGGACAATAAAAACAGATTCTACTATTAAAACGTGGACCTGTATGTCATGCGAACCTCAGGAGGAACATTTGTCTGGGAAAACACTTAACCGCTC is part of the Nerophis ophidion isolate RoL-2023_Sa linkage group LG13, RoL_Noph_v1.0, whole genome shotgun sequence genome and harbors:
- the fzd4 gene encoding frizzled-4 gives rise to the protein MRASMLPSLLLLSGLLAPSSVRGFGDEAEEMTCDPIRIGMCQGLGYNVTKMPNLVGNVLQSDAELQLTTFTPLIQYGCSGQLKFFLCSVYVPMCTDKVPIPIGPCGSMCMSVKRKCLPVLQEFGFIWPEVLNCSLFPPQNDYNHMCMEGPGDEDPPYHPIRHPPHQEECQALGSAPDQYVWLKQADSCALQCGYDSGLYRRGAKVFTDAWMAVWAVLCFLSTTLTVLTFLLDSQRFSYPERPIIFLSMCCNLYSVAYLVRLTLGRERVSCDLEATEVPILVQEGLKSTGCAIVFLLLYFFGMASSLWWVILTLTWFLAAGLKWGHEAIEMHSSYFHIAAWAIPAVKTIVILIMRLVDADDLTGLCYVGNLQQEALTGFVVAPLATYLLIGTLFICAGLVALFKIRSNLQKDGAKTDKLERLMVKIGVFSVLYTVPASTVIGCYLYQLSNWGKFKASTQDSYVASEMLRIFMSLLVGITSGMWIWSAKTLHTWQRCSVRLLKDSRAGRGGKRGPGKGWIKPGTGNETVV